Proteins encoded by one window of Salmo trutta unplaced genomic scaffold, fSalTru1.1, whole genome shotgun sequence:
- the LOC115181162 gene encoding cotranscriptional regulator FAM172A homolog isoform X1, with product MLCTRMELMVDTAKAEGQTQSHGGQAVSPPSIFPYRFTSDGRLCHRVTQEPFMFQRGCDPDATQREDQALCLHVTQHVHSLLEEQLHLVRLYLPPLSKEVYIPPPSLSKGVYLPPPPESQGQGDHHRVYFSPHRGAPSQGYVYLSPGALESPATLLVVVQDRGTMRCGLWSWRAAASDGLERGSMIPYVRRVLEEGSSVLLMNPNQGGGARETPEEHVHRVWDLLVSRCVSRRVVVVAHGYGGLAFVDLLCRRPQQVVRQVWAAAFLDSSHSLWHQPLDATGREWLRTRSRRWVLSSKPLNQPVGSLKAGCPQMSAGTQSHDAAPYVCMESVFRFFSKTLSPKPPTTFSMVTRSRGTAGQIRPHSGRGITGPY from the exons ATGCTTTGCACCAGGATGGAGTTAATGGTGGACACCGCTAAGGCCGAGGGTCAGACCCAGAGCCATGGGGGTCAGGCTGTCTCCCCTCCCTCAATCTTCCCGTATCGCTTCACCTCGGACGGGCGTCTGTGTCACCGGGTCACCCAGGAGCCCTTCATGTTCCAGCGGGGCTGTGACCCAGACGCCACCCAGAGAGAGGACCAGGCTTTATGTCTCCACGTCACCCAACACGTTCACTCTCTCCTGGAGGAGCAGCTCCACCTCGTCAGGCTCTACCTCCCACCCCTCAGCAAGGAGGTTTacatccctcctccatctctcagcAAGGGGGTTTACCTCCCTCCTCCACCAGAGTCCCAAGGGCAGGGGGACCACCACAGGGTCTACTTTAGCCCCCACCGAGGAGCCCCCAGCCAGGGCTACGTGTACCTATCCCCTGGGGCCCTGGAGAGCCCTGCCACCCTGTTGGTGGTGGTCCAGGACCGGGGAACGATGCGCTGCGGGCTGTGGAGCTGGAGGGCTGCTGCCAGCGACGGTCTGGAGAGAGGCAGCATGATCCCCTATGTGAGGAGGGTCCTGGAAGAGGGCAGCTCTGTCCTCCTGATgaaccccaaccaaggaggaggTGCCAGGGAGACTCCGGAGGAGCACGTCCACCGCGTCTGGGACCTCCTGGTGTCGCGCTGCGTCTCCCGGCGCGTTGTCGTGGTAGCGCACGGTTACGGGGGCCTGGCGTTCGTGGACCTGCTGTGCCGACGACCACAACAAGTGGTGAGGCAGGTGTGGGCGGCGGCCTTCCTGGACTCCTCCCACAGCCTGTGGCACCAGCCATTGGACGCGACGGGTCGAGAGTGGCTGAGGACACGATCCAGGAG GTGGGTGCTGAGCTCCAAGCCCCTGAACCAGCCGGTGGGGTCGCTGAAAGCAGGATGCCCTCAGATGTCAGCTGGTACACAGAGTCATGACGCGGCTCCGTATGTCTGCATGGAGTCGGTGTTCAGGTTCTTCTCCAAAACGCTGAGTCCTAAACCGCCCACCACCTTCAGCATGGTGACCCGCAGCAGGGGCACCGCGGGACAGATCAGGCCTCACAGCGGGAGAGGCATCACCGGGCCTTACTGA
- the LOC115181162 gene encoding cotranscriptional regulator FAM172A homolog isoform X2, with protein MELMVDTAKAEGQTQSHGGQAVSPPSIFPYRFTSDGRLCHRVTQEPFMFQRGCDPDATQREDQALCLHVTQHVHSLLEEQLHLVRLYLPPLSKEVYIPPPSLSKGVYLPPPPESQGQGDHHRVYFSPHRGAPSQGYVYLSPGALESPATLLVVVQDRGTMRCGLWSWRAAASDGLERGSMIPYVRRVLEEGSSVLLMNPNQGGGARETPEEHVHRVWDLLVSRCVSRRVVVVAHGYGGLAFVDLLCRRPQQVVRQVWAAAFLDSSHSLWHQPLDATGREWLRTRSRRWVLSSKPLNQPVGSLKAGCPQMSAGTQSHDAAPYVCMESVFRFFSKTLSPKPPTTFSMVTRSRGTAGQIRPHSGRGITGPY; from the exons ATGGAGTTAATGGTGGACACCGCTAAGGCCGAGGGTCAGACCCAGAGCCATGGGGGTCAGGCTGTCTCCCCTCCCTCAATCTTCCCGTATCGCTTCACCTCGGACGGGCGTCTGTGTCACCGGGTCACCCAGGAGCCCTTCATGTTCCAGCGGGGCTGTGACCCAGACGCCACCCAGAGAGAGGACCAGGCTTTATGTCTCCACGTCACCCAACACGTTCACTCTCTCCTGGAGGAGCAGCTCCACCTCGTCAGGCTCTACCTCCCACCCCTCAGCAAGGAGGTTTacatccctcctccatctctcagcAAGGGGGTTTACCTCCCTCCTCCACCAGAGTCCCAAGGGCAGGGGGACCACCACAGGGTCTACTTTAGCCCCCACCGAGGAGCCCCCAGCCAGGGCTACGTGTACCTATCCCCTGGGGCCCTGGAGAGCCCTGCCACCCTGTTGGTGGTGGTCCAGGACCGGGGAACGATGCGCTGCGGGCTGTGGAGCTGGAGGGCTGCTGCCAGCGACGGTCTGGAGAGAGGCAGCATGATCCCCTATGTGAGGAGGGTCCTGGAAGAGGGCAGCTCTGTCCTCCTGATgaaccccaaccaaggaggaggTGCCAGGGAGACTCCGGAGGAGCACGTCCACCGCGTCTGGGACCTCCTGGTGTCGCGCTGCGTCTCCCGGCGCGTTGTCGTGGTAGCGCACGGTTACGGGGGCCTGGCGTTCGTGGACCTGCTGTGCCGACGACCACAACAAGTGGTGAGGCAGGTGTGGGCGGCGGCCTTCCTGGACTCCTCCCACAGCCTGTGGCACCAGCCATTGGACGCGACGGGTCGAGAGTGGCTGAGGACACGATCCAGGAG GTGGGTGCTGAGCTCCAAGCCCCTGAACCAGCCGGTGGGGTCGCTGAAAGCAGGATGCCCTCAGATGTCAGCTGGTACACAGAGTCATGACGCGGCTCCGTATGTCTGCATGGAGTCGGTGTTCAGGTTCTTCTCCAAAACGCTGAGTCCTAAACCGCCCACCACCTTCAGCATGGTGACCCGCAGCAGGGGCACCGCGGGACAGATCAGGCCTCACAGCGGGAGAGGCATCACCGGGCCTTACTGA
- the txnl4b gene encoding thioredoxin-like protein 4B encodes MSLFLAKLSCKNDIDEVIKTVAEKVLVLRFGRDEDSVCLQLDEILSKTSHDLSNMASIYIVDVDSAPVYTRYFDISYIPSTVFFFNGQHMKVDYGSPDHTKFVGSFKTKQDFLDLIEVIYRGAMRGKMIVQSPIDPQNIPKYDLLYHGI; translated from the exons ATGAGTTTGTTTTTGGCCAAATTGTCATGTAAAAATGACATAGACGAGGTAATAAAAACTGTCGCTGAAAAGGTTTTAGTTCTTCGGTTTGGAAGAGATGAAGACTCGGTCTGCCTGCAACTTGACGAGATT CTGTCCAAAACCTCCCACGACCTGAGTAACATGGCGTCTATCTACATCGTGGATGTGGATTCAGCTCCCGTCTACACGAGATACTTCGACATCAGTTACATCCCATCTACAGTCTTCTTCTTCAACGGACAACACATGAAAGTTGATTATGG GTCTCCAGATCACACCAAGTTTGTGGGCAGTTTTAAGACCAAGCAGGACTTCCTGGATCTGATCGAGGTGATCTACAGAGGAGCTATGAGAGGGAAGATGATCGTCCAGAGTCCCATCGACCCTCAGAACATCCCCAAGTACGACCTGCTCTACCATGGGATCTGA